In Aspergillus oryzae RIB40 DNA, chromosome 6, one genomic interval encodes:
- a CDS encoding sugar porter family MFS transporter (predicted transporter (major facilitator superfamily)), giving the protein MGLPKLKLPRANADRAYKDEPDPRPSDAVLRQSANGDDGLVDTKIPFLTFRSFSMCVVISMGGFLFGYDTGQISGFLEMEDFLQRYGEQRADGTYYFSNVRSGLIVALLSIGTLMGALVAAPIADRVGRKWCVSGWCVILCAGITVQISSPTGKWYQVALGRWVAGLGVGALSLLVPMYQAETGPRHIRGSLVSTYQLFITLGIFVANCINFGTEKKTSTASWRIPMGVTYIWAIILGFGISMFPESPRHDYRKGKVDKAISTLAKMYGVPKNHRALAIEFDEIKQKYEEEVARGQVSWIQLFKAPRMAYRVAVGVALQALQQLTGANYFFYYGTTIFQGAGIENSYVTQMILGAVNFGSTFLGLYLIENYGRRRSLIAGALWMFCCFIVFASVGHFSLNRDDPPSTKTAGVVMVVFACLFILAFASTWGPMVWTIIAELYPSEYRARAMSLATASNWLWNFLLAFFTPFITSAIDFRYGYVFAGCLFLAAGLVYFAVMEGKGRTLEEIDTMYVWKVKPWHSSKYVFPETEPSIMEKRRASHASNPSTNPTTIDDNHETTVLSGKNINCRSSLNLRPKSRGLIRREEKTWSKLLA; this is encoded by the exons ATGGGGCTTCCTAAGCTGAAATTACCTCGCGCAAATGCAGATCGAGCTTACAAAGATGAGCCGGACCCAAGACCATCGGATGCCGTCCTCCGCCAAAGCGCGAACGGAGATGATGGTCTGGTAGACACAAAAATCCCTTTTCTGACATTTCGGTCATTTAGCATGTGTGTAGTCATCTCAATgggtgggtttcttttcggtTATGATACCGGTCAAATCTCCGGATTTCtagagatggaggatttcCTCCAGCGATACGGTGAGCAAAGGGCAGATGGTACTTATTATTTCTCGAACGTTCGGTCGGGCCTGATTGTTGCTCTG CTGTCAATTGGCACCTTAATGGGCGCATTGGTGGCCGCGCCGATTGCGGATCGGGTTGGTCGCAAATGGTGTGTCAGCGGGTGGTGTGTGATTCTCTGCGCCGGGATCACGGTCCAGATCTCTTCTCCGACAGGCAAGTGGTATCAAGTTGCGTTGGGTCGATGGGTTGCTGGTCTTGGTGTGGGAGCCTTATCCCTCCTGGTCCCCATGTATCAAGCCGAGACTGGCCCCAGACATATTCGAGGATCCTTAGTCAG TACGTACCAGTTGTTTATCACTCTGGGCATCTTCGTTGCCAACTGTATCAACTTCGGTACCGAGAAGAAAACCAGCACGGCCTCCTGGCGAATTCCAATGGGAGTAACGTATATCTGGGCTATCATTCTTGGGTTCGGTATATCGATGTTTCCAGAAAGTCCGCGTCATGACTATCGAAAGGGCAAGGTGGACAAGGCTATTTCGACGCTGGCAAAGATGTATGGTGTACCCAAGAACCATCGCGCGCTGGCGATTGAGTTCGACGAGATCAAGCAAAAgtatgaagaagaggtggcACGCGGTCAAGTCTCATGGATCCAGCTATTCAAGGCCCCACGAATGGCGTACCGCGTTGCTGTCGGGGTAGCCCTGCAAGCCTTGCAGCAGTTGACAGGTGCGAACTACTTCTTCTACTACGGCACGACCATCTTCCAGGGCGCCGGAATCGAAAACAGCTACGTGACGCAGATGATCCTTGGTGCGGTCAATTTTGGTTCCACATTCCTGGGACTCTATCTCATCGAGAACTACGGCCGTCGTCGCTCATTGATCGCTGGCGCGCTCTGGATGTTTTGCTGCTTCATCGTCTTCGCTTCTGTGGGCCATTTCTCCCTGAATCGGGATGACCCGCCGTCTACGAAGACCGCGGGTGTGGTCATGGTCGTGTTCGCCTGTCTGTTTATTCTGGCATTCGCAAGTACCTGGGGCCCCATGGTGTGGACGATTATTGCTGAACTATACCCGTCGGAATACCGAGCTCGTGCGATGTCTCTTGCGACGGCGTCCAATTGGCTCTGGAACTTCCTGCTGGCATTCTTCACGCCGTTCATCACGAGTGCGATCGACTTTCGGTACGGATACGTCTTTGCGGGTTGTCTCTTCCTTGCTGCAGGTCTGGTTTATTTCGCAGtcatggaagggaaaggtCGTACCCTCGAGGAGATCGATACGATGTATGTGTGGAAGGTGAAGCCATGGCACAGCTCCAAATATGTCTTTCCAGAAACAGAGCCGAGCATCATGGAGAAACGGAGGGCGTCTCACGCTTCAAACCCCAGTACCAACCCAACGACTATTGACGACAATCATGAGACTACGGT CCTTTCGGGGAAAAATATAAACTGTCGATCATCCCTCAATCTTCGGCCGAAATCTCGGGGGTTAAtcaggagagaggaaaaaacATGGTCGAAGCTCCTTGCATAA
- a CDS encoding uncharacterized protein (predicted protein): protein MKFSSTSALVAALVAGVNGASIPRTQGSVPITFIGAADAQFTQDFPTDGSSVAITNPLSISHIASSTNGVSCVFDGIDKSVTVVSNAETVDVGPPQTQISGSCAVGAVPLTQHERRENDEDVVITFVGAADGQFTQVFPVNGVATQISNPLSISHIESHRPGVSCTFNGIDSSVTTVTGVQTVDLSDCPRPHTS, encoded by the exons atgaagttttCTTCCACCTCTGCCCTCGTCGCTGCGCTTGTCGCCGGTGTCAATGGCGCCAGCATCCCTCGAACCCAAGGCTCAGTCCCCATCACTTTCATCGGTGCAGCCGACGCTCAGTTTACTCAGGACTTCCCAACTGACGGAAGCAGCGTCGCCATCA CCAACCCTCTGAGCATCTCCCACATCGCCTCCAGCACCAACGGCGTTTCATGCGTGTTCGATGGCATTGACAAGAGCGTCACTGTTGTTTCCAATGCAGAGACTGTAGACGTTGGTCCTCCCCAGACACAGATCTCGGGTTCATGCGCCGTTGGCGCAGTTCCTCTCACCCAGCACGAGCGTCGGGAAAATGACGAGGATGTGGTAATCACTTTCGTTGGCGCAGCAGATGGCCAGTTCACCCAGGTCTTCCCGGTCAACGGTGTCGCGACTCAGATCT CGAACCCTCTCAGCATTTCTCACATCGAGTCGCACCGCCCAGGTGTTTCGTGTACCTTCAATGGTATTGACAGCAGTGTGACCACTGTCACCGGTGTCCAGACTGTTGAC CTTTCGGACTGTCCAAGGCCACACACCAGCTGA